One genomic segment of Hydrogenispora ethanolica includes these proteins:
- a CDS encoding hexokinase family protein — protein sequence MRTEKDRVVEFLDHYQMNHQRIVMAECCDRFLGEMERGLEGNHASLAMFPTFIEAEREIPLNERVIVIDAGGTNLRTGMLYFDDAGQAVIENFTKRPMPGSTGVVSKSEFFDAFADALRELADQSDTIGFCFSYPVQMLASRDGRMMRFSKQIQAKGVEGELLIANLRDAMQRNGLRSDHRIALLNDTVATLLAGKTASRERAFDSYVGFILGTGTNSCYIEQNANIRKEPGLDAARTQIINVEAGGFGLAPTGQIDRDFDRTTVDPGYYTFEKMISGRYLGGISHQVIRQAAQDGLFTPETAERLGQLPELNTFAVNQFLHQPDRISHPLGAALSAATGSDRVILYLLLDSMVERAAKLAAVNLAAMVLKSGCGTRPDRPVCLTADGTTFYQMKGLRFKTEYYLQQFLTEQQGRFFEIVNVDNAPLIGAAIAGLIN from the coding sequence TTGCGGACGGAAAAAGACCGGGTAGTTGAATTTTTGGATCACTATCAAATGAACCATCAGCGCATTGTGATGGCGGAGTGCTGCGACCGGTTCCTGGGGGAGATGGAACGCGGACTGGAGGGGAATCATGCCAGTTTGGCGATGTTCCCTACTTTCATCGAGGCCGAACGGGAGATTCCCTTAAATGAACGGGTCATCGTGATCGATGCCGGAGGCACCAATCTCCGAACCGGAATGCTATATTTTGACGACGCCGGACAGGCGGTCATCGAAAATTTCACCAAACGGCCGATGCCCGGCAGTACCGGAGTAGTGAGCAAGAGCGAGTTTTTCGACGCTTTCGCCGACGCGCTGCGGGAGCTGGCGGATCAGAGCGATACGATCGGCTTTTGCTTCTCTTATCCCGTACAGATGCTGGCCTCGCGGGACGGACGGATGATGCGGTTCAGCAAGCAGATCCAGGCCAAAGGGGTGGAAGGAGAGCTGCTCATCGCCAATCTGCGCGACGCCATGCAACGGAACGGCCTCCGCTCCGACCACCGGATCGCGCTGTTGAACGATACCGTCGCCACGTTGCTGGCAGGGAAGACGGCCTCCCGGGAGCGGGCCTTCGACAGTTATGTCGGATTTATTCTGGGAACCGGGACCAACTCCTGCTATATCGAACAGAACGCCAATATCCGCAAGGAACCGGGCCTGGATGCCGCCAGGACCCAGATCATCAATGTCGAGGCCGGCGGCTTCGGCTTGGCGCCCACCGGGCAGATCGACCGCGATTTCGACCGGACCACGGTCGATCCCGGTTATTATACCTTCGAAAAGATGATCTCCGGCCGTTATTTGGGCGGAATATCGCACCAAGTCATCAGGCAGGCGGCGCAGGACGGCTTGTTCACCCCGGAGACTGCGGAGCGGCTCGGCCAGTTGCCGGAGTTAAACACCTTCGCGGTGAACCAATTCCTGCACCAGCCCGACCGGATCAGTCATCCATTGGGCGCCGCATTGTCCGCCGCGACCGGGTCCGACCGGGTCATTCTGTATCTGCTGCTGGACAGCATGGTCGAACGCGCGGCCAAGCTGGCTGCGGTCAATCTGGCGGCCATGGTCCTGAAGTCCGGCTGCGGAACCAGGCCGGACCGTCCGGTATGCCTCACCGCCGACGGGACGACCTTCTATCAGATGAAAGGGCTGCGCTTCAAGACCGAATACTATCTTCAACAGTTCCTGACCGAACAGCAAGGGCGCTTCTTTGAGATTGTCAACGTCGATAACGCGCCGCTCATCGGCGCGGCCATTGCCGGCCTGATCAACTGA
- a CDS encoding HD domain-containing protein, which yields MELSATFDQALVYASQIHRTQHRKGSGIPYFSHLMAVAALVLENGGSETEAIAALLHDAVEDQGGMARLDEIRRLFGPAVAEVVAGCTDAWGEPKPAWEERKRRYLEHLPQAAPATLLVSSADKLHNARTILEDYRQFGETLWPRFSHGKPGILWYYRALATAYRRAGAPERIVAELERVLDELEKMAGR from the coding sequence GTGGAGTTGTCGGCAACCTTCGACCAAGCGCTGGTTTATGCTTCCCAAATCCACCGCACCCAACACCGGAAAGGCAGCGGCATTCCTTATTTTTCCCATCTGATGGCCGTGGCCGCCCTGGTGCTCGAAAATGGCGGCTCGGAGACGGAAGCCATCGCAGCCCTGCTGCACGACGCGGTCGAGGATCAAGGGGGAATGGCGCGGCTGGATGAGATCAGGCGGCTTTTCGGCCCGGCCGTGGCCGAGGTGGTGGCCGGCTGTACCGATGCCTGGGGGGAGCCCAAGCCTGCCTGGGAAGAGCGGAAACGTCGCTATCTGGAGCACCTTCCCCAGGCCGCCCCGGCCACGCTGCTGGTCTCCTCCGCTGACAAGCTGCATAACGCCAGGACCATTCTGGAAGACTACCGGCAGTTCGGCGAGACGCTCTGGCCTCGCTTCAGTCACGGTAAACCGGGGATTCTCTGGTATTACCGGGCGCTTGCCACAGCGTACCGCCGCGCCGGAGCGCCGGAACGCATCGTCGCCGAACTGGAGCGGGTCCTGGATGAACTGGAGAAAATGGCCGGGCGTTGA
- a CDS encoding ferritin-like domain-containing protein, producing MELNDCASYYTGLPARLLEYIADETSDSLYYQELARAARDPRTRELLLEFARDEAGHATNFRQSYRQITGMEAPLQKLQPPQVPDYCEAIKERIIAESGDLVKYGEESVCAPERELKDLFYLTSLVEGKHGLRLTTMLCGVR from the coding sequence ATGGAGTTGAACGATTGCGCGAGTTATTATACGGGACTTCCGGCGCGGTTGCTCGAATATATCGCGGACGAAACCAGCGATTCTTTATACTACCAAGAGCTGGCGCGGGCGGCTCGCGACCCGCGCACCAGGGAGTTATTGCTGGAATTCGCCAGGGATGAAGCGGGCCATGCGACCAATTTCCGTCAATCTTACCGGCAGATTACCGGGATGGAGGCGCCGCTGCAGAAGTTGCAACCGCCGCAGGTGCCCGATTATTGCGAGGCGATCAAGGAGCGGATCATCGCCGAAAGCGGCGATCTGGTCAAATATGGCGAGGAATCGGTATGCGCCCCGGAGCGGGAGCTCAAGGACCTTTTTTACCTTACCAGCCTGGTCGAGGGGAAACATGGCCTGCGCTTAACCACCATGCTATGCGGTGTGCGGTAA
- a CDS encoding DUF6789 family protein: protein MNEKFSTGVIGGVIAGLLKDIPDAVFYYGFKLTSLTFWDYAGTIALGHHPRSAAEQIYAVFYEVIFSIFVGIVFVYLAPYFETRRYLLRGAIYGAMVWFAIRAAVIAYRMEPLIDGNLLGATINSMNSIVYGIVLGALVHHLERKRTV, encoded by the coding sequence ATGAACGAGAAATTCAGCACCGGCGTGATCGGCGGCGTGATTGCGGGGTTGCTCAAAGATATTCCCGACGCCGTCTTCTATTACGGGTTCAAGCTCACCAGCCTGACCTTCTGGGATTATGCCGGCACCATCGCGCTGGGGCACCACCCCCGGAGCGCCGCGGAGCAGATCTACGCCGTCTTCTATGAGGTGATCTTCAGTATCTTCGTGGGGATCGTCTTCGTTTATCTGGCGCCTTATTTTGAGACCCGGCGCTATCTGTTGCGGGGAGCGATCTACGGGGCCATGGTCTGGTTCGCGATTCGCGCCGCGGTGATCGCCTACCGGATGGAGCCCCTGATCGACGGCAATTTGCTCGGCGCGACGATCAACTCCATGAACTCGATCGTTTACGGGATCGTGCTCGGCGCGTTAGTACATCATCTGGAACGGAAGCGGACCGTCTGA